The window agaattaaaattatattagaaccacaaaattcattttgTATGGTTGATAATACACTCATACTTCCACTTGCTTCCCCACCCACTTAAGAATTAAGAAGAAATTTCAATGGAATCAGTACAAGTGTTGATAAATGCTCATAACTTTAGATTTTCATATGATAAAAATGCAAGTTTAAGGGTTTTttttcttatgacaattctttttatcaaaaatttaTAAATACCTCTATAAATACTTATCAAGTTTTAATCTCAAAGCTTATTAACTAATCAATACTCAATTGACCTAAACGTGATGGAAACTCagttgcagtcgacttcacgtgaagttgatatatgaaaatcgttagataaaaatttgatcaaatcagtcaaatcatctaacgactctcatgtatcaacttcacatatagtcgacttcacctgaattttcacccctGTACGtttgttaaaaaataatagaaatgtTCGAATTAATATTTACTCCATGCATGTATATATCCTCCTATTGATGCTGTTACATATGATAATAACAGCAATAgtaagaataatatatatattgatagGTAACATATGGTGTAGAATTTAAAGTGAATTTAATAATGAAATAATAGGATCTTAGGCCGATTTGGTTTGTCGTAACTTACAACCACAGAATGCAAGTGGACAATGGCTCATTTACTCGTGACCAAACCGGCAACCGGCGGCGCCAGTACTGAatactttaattaattatttaattactataatttttaaaaatataattatttatgtatcttttcgtattattttaattttttttatgatataatatcaaaatttttatgatcaaAAGTGCCTAATTCAATTTatattgattttaaaataaaaaaaacactttagtacaagataaataaaaaagagaaaaaatacctATAAATttacacaaaatttaaaataaaattttgcataaaaattatattaaagatacaATAATTcatgtatttttcttttctatcaaTTTAAGtttgtaagaaaaataattttatgacacaTCTTAAAATGACGTATAGATAGCAAAGCTTTGaagatatttcaaaataaaaaaatatattatatccttgtggaaaaaaaatatatttataaaaaaaatggttgTTTCCATAAGAAAACGACTTTTACACTTTCTAAAGTGTGAACCAAACAGATATGTAATTATTTACCTCTGCACTACTAAAAATTTTGGTATGTAATTATGTATGACCAACATCAAATAGTTTTGAAATTAAAGGCCTTTCATCAATTTTCTTCTTCATATATAGACTCCACTACCATGGCTTGGTGGGTTAGTGACTTGTATGTTTGATCCAAATACTCCtactcctccttttttgcttctGTCACCAACTACCTCAACATGAATCCTTCAAGTCAATAGTGCATTTAATTGACTTTGAAATACACAGAAGCAAGATTTATCATCTTGTTAAGAGTAGGTTAAGAGACATGAATAGATGGACTTAATAGTCACAATACCATTAATCttattgaatatatatttttgtaactTATCTAATAAATTATATAGCagccatttatttattatttttgtataatCTCATTCCTTGGTAGCCAAGTAAACAAACCAAATCCAAAGaccaaaaaaattaactttattTGATTATTGTATATTGGTTGCAAAGGATTCATTAGAATATTCCACCccatgagaaaaaaaaaactcctaCTTGTTATGAAATGTACACGAACTTTAGAATATTCTGTAAATTAGTTAATTATAGGATAGTTATTTAAATGGGTGTAAGTGATTCTTCTACATAGGCTTATAGAAACACCATGAAATGATGTCATGactttaaattaattaatcacaAGTAGGGGAGCGTTGGAGCCACAAATGCTTTGAATTGAAGTCATTTTCCAGAAACTTGGCTTTACTTTTGATCTTTACAGATGGACAAGGAGGAGAGGGATGATTTTCATTTTTCTATAAACGATGTGGTCATGATGATGACCTTAAATTCAAGTAACGTTaagaagggtcccatgaaatcactTCCATAGATTCTCATGATATTTGTTGGGGTGGGGAGTTCCTACACAtgctttatttttttaacatttcttGGGCACCTTTTGGACAGTTTTTTTTTTGGGACAGTTTAATTTATTGCACTAAAGTGCATAGGTATTGGTTTACGCCAGAAAATGGGCAATTTTTTGGGTTGGGATAACTTGTTAGGCTTAGATACTCTTGTCCCTTGAGGGTGTAAATTTTGAGTCCAAATAGAAGTCTTTTAGAGTGAAAatgttcaaaaatatttctactcTGTTTCTCAACAATCAATATCCTCATACACATacgacccaattaaaaaaaaaaagaataatattaagaGATAGCTCTTCCcctttttaatacaaaaaaaaaaagagataactcTCCTAACCAATTTGAATTCATCTAGTGATTAATTCATTAGCCCGCTTAAATAAGTATTGAGAGATTGAATCCTATTTTGTGCCAACTTTCCAACTAGCTTTATGGTTACGGTCTTGTACTCTTAATTATGCCTGCAACAAAGGAATCTCGCTTTATGATGGATTAATTCTTGCCCTATCTCGCCTTATGATGGATTAATTCTTGCCCTATTAGACTAGGAGATACTATGGGAGAAAAAAAGAGATAATTCTCCTAATACCATTCTCCTGATTAGTGATTTAAATATGTAATTAAGGAGTTCCTATCGGCTATCGCTAGCTTCTAACTTTGTCAATTTCTGCCTCTGCCTTGGTTTGTAGGACAGACAAAGCAAGCTGAAAGCAAAAGTAACATGCTGCTGACTGCTGAGTGAGTAATGGATACAGTAACTCCTAAAAATTGAAGAGAGTGGTGCAGAAATCTAGAAATCACTTGTATTATCAATATTTCCCTTCCACTTAAAAAGTAGATCTGGGAAACATGATTTGTTTTACATCCATATGATAATAAGTTCCACACATTGTTCAGCTGCTTAGCAAGCTAAGATCTTGTTAGTACTTCAACAAAACAAGAAGTAGAATCTAGAATGTTGTCAGATTTGAGATACACAACTTGGCCTGATGTAAACTTAATTTCAAACCATTAAGAAACAACTTTTTTTTTGctagaagaaaataataataatacttcaAATGTGATAGTAACAGAAGCGCAGCCAAAGAACAAGCTTGATCCAAActtaaaagagaaaaacatatcTTTTAGCATGGTTCTCGGAAATAGCTCATCTACCTTTTCCTTCTGGATCTGTTCCTTCAGCCGAGACAGCTCCAACTCCTTCTGATACTATGAAAtggaaaacgaaaagaaaaaaataacatggTAAGTTATAGCTACAACTATTCTTAAGCAtactttttttttggggggggggggaggaaGAACTCCCAAGACATATATACACAAATGTAAACTATAAAACAAGTTTACAATTACTACCAGCATGAACTTGAGATAGTTTATCTCGCTTTGATTTGGCACGTTTGAAACCTGTGTGGCAAACATATGGAAGAAAACAAGTGAGACTACAAAAGGCTGGCAATCAATAAAGAATTCATAAACACTGTAGGAGCAAAAAGACCTCAGCATCCAAATCTTCATCAGAATTTGTAGTTAGATCCACATGCTGCATCTGCTCATCCCTATGTATAATTGCATGCAAgggaacaaaagggattaaataaaaGGTAAAAGCCAGTTAACTTCCCACAATCCTAGTTGGCAATGAGCATCCATATACTAACCCAAAGAGCTGATTCGATGTTTCAGATGGAACAACATGCTGGGATGTCAATGAGCTCCCTTTATGTGCCATGGAATTATTGTCTTCAGGTGGAAGGATACCTAGAGGCATATCAACAAGAAGACTCACATGTTGTCCAAATTCAACAAAAGAATATTGTTCATAAAATTTGTTCTGAAGATAGAAATGATTCTTCAAATTAATTGGTCCAATATAAACTCACACTGATGACCAAGATATAACCTACATATTAGAATTACCTTCAACTGGATCTAAATCTCCATTCTGAATAAAATTTGCAGCCTTTTCCTCCAAAGACAAGTTGGCCAAAGAGTCTACATTTATGGAACTGCTCCCAGCAGAATGAGCTGAATCACCTTGGTTCTCAACAGATGGGTTTTCCATAGTGGAAACTTCAAAGAATGAGAGAACATCTTCAGCAGTATTGTTATTGCTGTCATCTAAAGCTTCTAATTCACACGTGTACTCTTCAGCGTCAACAGTCTCGGAATCATTAAATGAACTACTGTAATGGTTTTCCATGGAAAGAACTGGGGAGGGTAAGTTTATGTCTCCAACTGTTTTTCCCACTAAACTATGCTCACTCTCCAACTTTTCAGAATACTCTGACCCAAATGGTTGTTCACCAGAAATTTCTAAAGGCATGATGGAACTTTGATTACTGAAGTTAGCAGAAAGCCTTCCCTTGAACTATTGAAATCATTATCTGCAACAGCCACTTCAGTGTTGTAGAAATAACCCTCCTCTACAGGGTCGACCACTTCAATGTAGTGATCTGTCAGCTCACTAATGCCATTATCCATCATTGGATTTGCAGGGGATTCTACAGGGGTGGAAGTACATTCATCTAAACTTTTAGTCGAATCAATGTCCAAACTACCAGAATTATTCCGGAAATAAACTTCAGTTGATGGCGCTACATCAACAATCAAATTGTCCACATTCCCATTCTGACCTTTAAattgtattatatttatatatcaagTCATCAGTTAGGAAAGAGTCAATTCAATTCACAAAGAAGAAATGTAATTGACCTGTCAAAAGACCTCGGCAATAGTAAATGCGGgattaaaaaaacatataaacCGATAATACCCGATGTTTAAAGGACAACTCAACAAACTgttttgtaaaaagaaaaacaaaataaaccttaAAGATTTTATCAATGTCAGAAATGTACTACTTCCAAAATAAACCTTGATCTAAAAAAAGCCAATAAAGACCGAATCCACTATGCTTGGAACAGAATCCCACAGCCTAATTCATTCTCCTGATAAGCTCATTGATGTAGTTCTCCCTGTTTCCGGCATCTCCTCCTTCAACATAGtggttcctcttcttcttcaagccACCCAATGGAGCCTTGAGCTTAAATGGCCAAAGGAAGTTGTTTGCTTCCTTGAAATGGGGTCCAACTGTTATGATCTCATGGATAAGATCTTCAATGCAGATGATTCCATGTTGGCCCAGTGCCTGATGCGTCATCCAAGGAAAACAGTGAGTAAATAGAATGTATTTGAATTGTATACTCTAATGCTAAAAATAATATTACAGACCTTCTCAATGATTGAGTTGTCGGTTAGGGCAATTCTCTGCTTGTTCAACTTACCAAAGCCCCTCTTGTAAATAAGCTCTTTTACACTTTTCAGATTTGGGTATCTACAAAAGGAGAGGAATTGTTACGTTTAGACCAAAAAATAAGGGATTCATCACATTCAAAAAGGTATGACAGCACAAGTCTACATACCCATAGGTCACATATGGCTCAACCCTGTGAAGCATGTTCACTGTGGCCTTGTTGACTTTTAAGAACACACCATTGAAGATCTTTTGCAAAAAAGAAAACAGAGGCAAGGGGGTTAAACATTAGTATGGGTACTTTACAGTGTAAATAGCAAGATTTCAAACAGAGAGTATTACAAACAAGTACCAAAAACATTACATATTTTCTTAATTGACTAACTTGTCAAACTTCCATGACACTATATAGCCTCAAGACTTTTTGGGCAAATGCAGTGAAAACACAAATAAAGCCAAAGAACAAAAACATTAACACTCCTTGGGGAACAAAACAAGTGACAGAGAGAGGATCAAGAATATGAGAGCAGATGTGTCGACTCCCCTTTTTTTGTGACTCAACAACAAACAAAAATCTGCCTGTTCTAACATAAATTGAATAGTGTTTAATAAACCTATAACAGGGACTTTAATTCAAGTTGAAGCACCTAATAATCATCACATTAAACATGGTTATAAAACAACAGTCATGAACTGTACTACTAACACCAAGTAAACCATAATAACGCCCACACAAGAAATAACACAATAAGCTCAACATTCAATGATTATAAGCAGTACCTGTCTCAACCTCAACAACTGCAAGATCTTTCTTGACTTGGGATCCATGGCATTGATACTGAAAAAACACAGCTCGAACAAGTAAGAATACCCAGATTACAGAATTGGTTAAAACTTGGGACACAGTATAAATAGCATAAATATGGagtaacaaaggaaacaatacaTACCCAC is drawn from Arachis hypogaea cultivar Tifrunner chromosome 12, arahy.Tifrunner.gnm2.J5K5, whole genome shotgun sequence and contains these coding sequences:
- the LOC112728937 gene encoding large ribosomal subunit protein uL30y isoform X1, translating into MAEMGEEVKAIIPESVLKKQKREEEWALKKKEELNAAKKKRAESRKLIYSRAKQYAKEYQEQEKELIQLKREAKLKGGFYVDPEAKLLFIIRIRGINAMDPKSRKILQLLRLRQIFNGVFLKVNKATVNMLHRVEPYVTYGYPNLKSVKELIYKRGFGKLNKQRIALTDNSIIEKALGQHGIICIEDLIHEIITVGPHFKEANNFLWPFKLKAPLGGLKKKRNHYVEGGDAGNRENYINELIRRMN
- the LOC112728936 gene encoding uncharacterized protein produces the protein MPLEISGEQPFGSEYSEKLESEHSLVGKTVGDINLPSPVLSMENHYSSSFNDSETVDAEEYTCELEALDDSNNNTAEDVLSFFEVSTMENPSVENQGDSAHSAGSSSINVDSLANLSLEEKAANFIQNGDLDPVEGILPPEDNNSMAHKGSSLTSQHVVPSETSNQLFGDEQMQHVDLTTNSDEDLDAEVSNVPNQSEINYLKFMLYQKELELSRLKEQIQKEKVDELFPRTMLKDMFFSFKFGSSLFFGCASVTITFEVLLLFSSSKKKVVS
- the LOC112728937 gene encoding large ribosomal subunit protein uL30w isoform X2, coding for MGEEVKAIIPESVLKKQKREEEWALKKKEELNAAKKKRAESRKLIYSRAKQYAKEYQEQEKELIQLKREAKLKGGFYVDPEAKLLFIIRIRGINAMDPKSRKILQLLRLRQIFNGVFLKVNKATVNMLHRVEPYVTYGYPNLKSVKELIYKRGFGKLNKQRIALTDNSIIEKALGQHGIICIEDLIHEIITVGPHFKEANNFLWPFKLKAPLGGLKKKRNHYVEGGDAGNRENYINELIRRMN